One Spinacia oleracea cultivar Varoflay chromosome 4, BTI_SOV_V1, whole genome shotgun sequence DNA segment encodes these proteins:
- the LOC110779131 gene encoding probable aminotransferase TAT2, translating into MVQVNLAQKNKQQNMKEVNSFEDKTQNMITIKGIIGLIMSQIDEDDVHNNKEVISLGMGDPTAYSCFTTTRVAEEAVVDALSSTKFNGYAPTQGLPQTRKAIADYLSRDLPYKLTKDDVFVTSGCTNAIDIALSILARPGANILVPIPGFPIYQLCASFRQIEVKHFNLLPTKGWEVDLDAVKTLADENTVAIVVINPGNPCGNVYSYHHLSQIADIAKKLGIVVIADEVYGHLAFGKNPFVPMGTFGSIAPVLTLGSLSKRWLVPGWRLGWLAVTDPTSIFKQPKVMERLKKFFDIYGGPPTFIQAAVPQILEETDDVFFKKNINLLKQTSDFCFDGINKIPCLNCPQKPEGSMAVMVKLNLLLLKDISDDIDFCFKLAKEESVVILPGVAVGMKDWLRITFAVEPAFLEEAIQRIKSFCQRHACQPDRN; encoded by the exons ATGGTTCAAGTGAATTTGGCCCAAAAGAATAAGCAGCAAAACATGAAGGAGGTGAATAGTTTTGAAGATAAAACACAAAATATGATCACCATTAAAGGGATTATTGGGTTAATAATGTCTCAAATTGATGAGGATGATGTTCATAATAATAAGGAGGTTATTTCTCTTGGAATGGGGGATCCGACTGCTTATTCGTGTTTTACAACTACTCGTGTCGCTGAGGAGGCTGTCGTTGATGCATTGTCTTCTACTAAGTTCAATGGTTATGCTCCTACTCAAGGTCTTCCACAAACTCGAAA ggcaattgctgattatttgtCGCGTGATTTACCATACAAATTAACTAAGGATGATGTTTTTGTGACATCTGGGTGCACAAATGCTATAGATATAGCACTGTCTATACTTGCTCGTCCAGGGGCCAATATATTGGTACCAATACCAGGCTTCCCAATCTATCAACTCTGTGCTTCCTTTAGGCAAATTGAGGTTAAGCACTTCAACCTTCTTCCCACCAAGGGTTGGGAAGTTGATCTTGACGCTGTTAAAACTCTAGCTGATGAAAACACCGTTGCAATTGTTGTCATCAACCCTGGAAATCCGTGTGGAAATGTCTACTCTTATCACCACTTGTCACAG ATTGCAGACATAGCAAAGAAGCTTGGAATTGTTGTAATTGCTGATGAAGTGTATGGGCATCTTGCATTTGGGAAAAACCCGTTTGTGCCAATGGGAACATTTGGATCAATTGCTCCTGTTCTGACTCTTGGATCATTATCGAAGAGATGGTTAGTCCCTGGTTGGAGACTCGGCTGGCTTGCTGTAACAGATCCTACTTCCATTTTCAAGCAGCCTAAG GTCATGGAGAGATTAAAAAAGTTCTTTGACATCTACGGAGGACCACCAACATTCATTCAG GCAGCAGTGCCACAAATCCTAGAGGAAACAGACGATGtctttttcaagaaaaatattaaCCTTCTTAAGCAAACATCAGATTTCTGTTTTGATGGTATAAACAAGATCCCCTGCCTCAATTGTCCGCAGAAACCAGAGGGTTCAATGGCTGTAATG GTAAAATTGAATCTCTTGTTACTGAAAGATATCAGTGATGATATTGACTTCTGTTTTAAGTTGGCTAAAGAGGAATCTGTAGTCATTCTTCCAG GAGTTGCAGTCGGAATGAAAGATTGGCTTCGGATCACCTTTGCTGTTGAGCCTGCCTTTCTTGAAGAAGCGATACAAAGGATAAAATCTTTCTGTCAAAGGCATGCCTGTCAGCCAGATCGAAACTaa
- the LOC110779130 gene encoding signaling peptide TAXIMIN 2, with translation MKGKIVDSEVKRHQHQHHDEEMEEEEEERRRGCRPIAYILGFPFAVSAFLLSLAAGIVWILGSLLSYVCPCLTCCSDLANKAMDIIRLPIDVFIWFVDKIPC, from the exons ATGAAAGGAAAGATAGTAGATTCAGAAGTTAAGCGTCATCAACATCAACACCACGACGAAGAgatggaagaagaagaagaagaaaggagGCGAGGTTGTCGGCCGATAGCATACATACTTGGATTCCCTTTTGCTGTCTCTGCTTTCCTTCTATCTCTTGCTGCTGGTATTGTTTGGATTCTTGG GTCATTATTGAGTTACGTGTGCCCATGTCTGACCTGCTGTTCAGATCTTGCAAACAAAGCTATGGACATTATAAGGCTTCCTATTGATGTATTCATATGGTTTGTTGATAAAATTCCCTGCTGA
- the LOC130459474 gene encoding protein ALP1-like, giving the protein MATCDFDMCFTFISAGWEGSAHDTRVFLHALHTREMNFPKPPEEKYYLVDKGYPDRKWYLVPYPKIRYHKDQYKNVPPTNSREAFNRAHSSVRSCIERSFGVLKKRWKILRQVPQFSKKTQIDVIMATFALHNYIRRNSPNDLMFNMLDQNPDYMPCEELPDVNDFRNTENSRVASKEMQVIRDNIASLIWGNE; this is encoded by the exons ATGGCTACATGTGATTTTGATATGTGTTTCACTTTTATTTCTGCCGGGTGGGAAGGTTCCGCTCATGACACCCGTGTTTTTCTTCATGCACTTCACACGAGGGAAATGAACTTCCCCAAACCTCCAGAAG AAAAATATTACTTGGTCGATAAAGGATATCCTGATAGGAAATGGTACTTGGTACCATACCCAAAGATCAGGTATCATAAGGATCAATATAAAAATGTGCCACCAACAAATTCTAGAGAAGCCTTTAACCGTGCTCATTCATCCGTTCGAAGTTGTATTGAGAGATCATTCGGTGTTTTGAAGAAAAGATGGAAGATATTAAGACAAGTGCCGCAATTTAGTAAGAAAACACAAATTGATGTCATAATGGCTACTTTTGCCTTACACAACTACATTCGGAGAAATTCCCCAAATGACTTAATGTTTAACATGCTCGATCAAAATCCAGATTACATGCCATGTGAAGAACTTCCAGATGTTAATGATTTTAGAAACACCGAAAATTCAAGAGTAGCATCCAAAGAAATGCAAGTGATCCGTGACAACATTGCTAGTTTAATATGGGGCaatgaataa
- the LOC110779132 gene encoding uncharacterized protein At4g28440: protein MMSSGNTTIATASSQQDGNAPSKPPLRKPTFVKVDQLKPGTSGHTLIAKVLSSNTVLKKGKAVSQNLRNTRIAECVIGDETGTIIFTARNEQVDIMKPDTTVIIRNAKIDMFKGTMRLAVNKWGRIEATEPADFTVNEENNLSLIEYELVNVADEGQ from the exons ATGATGTCCTCCGGAAACACTACAATCGCCACCGCCTCTTCACAGCAGGATGGAAATGCGCCGTCGAAGCCGCCACTGAGGAAGCCGACTTTCGTCAAGGTCGACCAACTTAAACCAGGCACTTCCGGCCATACTTTGATCGCCAAAGTTCTAAGCTCTAACACCGTCTTGAAGAAAGGAAAGGCGGTTTCTCAGAACCTTCGCAACACCCGAATTGCTGAGTGTGTTATTGGTGATGAAACTGGCACCATCATCTTCACCGCTCGCAACGAGCAAG TTGACATAATGAAGCCTGATACAACTGTGATCATCCGAAATGCAAAGATTGACATGTTTAAGGGAACAATGAGGCTTGCAGTTAACAAGTGGGGCCGCATTGAGGCAACTGAACCTGCTGATTTCACTGTGAATGAGGAAAACAATCTCTCCTTGATTGAGTATGAACTTGTCAATGTTGCAGATGAGGGACAGTGA